The following coding sequences lie in one Pontibacter sp. G13 genomic window:
- a CDS encoding sulfatase-like hydrolase/transferase, producing the protein MKRLFTSLLIIAGTTLSWHTSSGQSQQKNVVFIMVDDMNDWVGAFNGHPQTLTPNIDALAAKGMMFTNAHCAGPTCNPSRTALLTGRRLHETGIVGNGDGFFRSNDKPNWVQNLITLPQYFKQNGYTTVQAGKIFHQGGGVESDPISWTTQGTGFGAAKTLLDDYTIPGTNLTYSPQGENLANTSDFKIADWCSNFLEQSNQGPFFLACGIFRPHLPFYAPETYFDLYPTSSVTLPPYLANDLADCGIGSNGELQDVLNDGGNARWKELVQAYLACISFADACVGELLTTLENSEYANNTIVVLMGDHGWHLGEKDAFRKSTLWKRATKTPLIIYDPSNNGGSCSRAVSLQDVYPTLVDICNLPNPSHTVRGRSLYPLIQNPNTAWAGAALTQNGSASYALSGDDYRYIKYSNGSEEFYDLAADPNEWTNVVNNGSYASALQDYQNALAALLAHDETPFGTGTPGGGGGGGGGTPSDLTDLSSTAMNCSTVSLSWTDTNGETGYRVRRKVVGATSYTNLTDVAAGSTSYTDNSVAANTDYQYMVRPLVNGTAVAISNTPTISVGDCSTGGGGGTPVDLTDVSVVATSCSTVVVSWSDGPGETAYRIRRKVTGATTFANLGDVNADVTTYTDATAVSGTNYTYQVRPVVNGGAVAASNQPTIVIPACGGGSGAPIPGTLQAEDYDNQSGIQTESTSDAGGGLNVGFIQNGDFIEFDVFVSAAGTYDVDFRVATNTSGGTIQLKNGSTLLASAAVSNTGGWQSWSTVSTSANLSAGAQTLKLEFVGGSGFLFNINWADFASAGGNRKAQVQALPAWTVYPNPTTGIVTIEGLAEMEEVEIFNLAGASVMKSQTSGKLNIEELPAGTYILQVGSFQSVRLVKQ; encoded by the coding sequence ATGAAGCGATTATTCACCTCTCTCCTGATCATCGCTGGAACCACCCTCAGCTGGCACACCAGCTCGGGTCAATCCCAGCAGAAGAACGTCGTCTTTATCATGGTCGACGACATGAACGACTGGGTAGGCGCCTTCAATGGCCACCCACAGACGTTGACTCCCAACATAGATGCATTGGCAGCCAAGGGCATGATGTTCACCAATGCGCACTGTGCGGGGCCTACCTGCAATCCTTCCCGAACGGCATTGCTGACTGGGCGAAGGCTCCACGAAACGGGCATCGTGGGAAATGGAGATGGCTTTTTCCGAAGCAATGACAAGCCCAATTGGGTCCAGAACCTGATCACCCTGCCGCAATATTTCAAGCAAAATGGCTACACCACCGTGCAGGCAGGCAAGATCTTCCACCAAGGGGGAGGCGTAGAATCCGACCCCATCTCCTGGACCACGCAAGGTACGGGATTTGGTGCCGCCAAAACGCTGCTGGATGACTACACCATCCCAGGGACCAATCTCACCTACAGTCCACAAGGAGAGAATCTCGCCAATACCTCCGATTTCAAGATCGCGGATTGGTGTTCCAATTTTCTGGAGCAATCCAACCAAGGACCGTTTTTCCTGGCTTGCGGAATCTTCCGGCCTCACCTCCCCTTTTATGCGCCGGAAACCTATTTCGACCTGTACCCGACTTCATCCGTGACGCTGCCGCCTTATCTCGCCAATGACTTGGCCGACTGCGGAATCGGTTCCAATGGGGAACTGCAAGATGTCCTCAATGATGGCGGAAATGCGCGCTGGAAGGAACTGGTGCAGGCTTATCTCGCCTGTATCTCCTTTGCAGATGCATGTGTGGGGGAACTCCTCACGACCTTGGAGAACTCCGAGTACGCCAACAATACCATTGTCGTGCTGATGGGGGATCATGGCTGGCATTTGGGAGAAAAGGACGCATTCCGCAAAAGCACCCTCTGGAAACGAGCCACCAAAACTCCGTTGATCATCTACGATCCTTCCAACAATGGCGGGTCTTGTAGCCGCGCTGTATCCCTCCAAGATGTCTATCCTACCCTCGTGGACATTTGCAATCTACCCAATCCGAGTCACACCGTTCGGGGTCGGAGTCTGTACCCATTGATTCAAAACCCCAATACGGCGTGGGCAGGAGCAGCATTGACCCAAAACGGTTCCGCAAGCTATGCGCTCTCGGGGGATGACTATCGATACATCAAGTACAGCAATGGCTCGGAGGAATTCTACGATCTCGCCGCAGACCCCAATGAGTGGACCAATGTCGTCAACAATGGCTCCTACGCAAGTGCATTGCAAGATTACCAAAATGCGTTGGCGGCTTTGCTTGCCCACGATGAAACGCCCTTTGGAACTGGAACCCCCGGCGGAGGTGGCGGAGGTGGCGGAGGTACCCCGTCTGACTTGACGGATTTGAGTAGTACAGCGATGAATTGCTCCACCGTCAGTCTCTCCTGGACTGATACCAATGGGGAGACAGGCTATCGCGTCCGTCGAAAAGTCGTTGGCGCAACTTCTTACACAAATTTGACTGATGTCGCTGCAGGCAGCACTTCCTACACGGACAATAGCGTAGCTGCGAATACCGATTACCAGTACATGGTTCGTCCCTTGGTCAACGGTACTGCGGTAGCCATTTCAAACACCCCGACGATCTCTGTGGGAGATTGTTCCACGGGAGGTGGCGGGGGTACGCCGGTAGATTTGACAGATGTATCGGTGGTGGCCACCAGTTGCAGTACGGTAGTAGTCTCGTGGTCAGATGGACCAGGTGAAACGGCCTATCGGATTAGACGAAAAGTGACAGGCGCCACCACCTTCGCCAATCTCGGAGATGTGAATGCGGATGTCACGACCTACACGGACGCGACTGCGGTGTCAGGGACCAACTACACTTACCAAGTTCGGCCAGTCGTCAATGGTGGCGCGGTGGCGGCATCCAACCAGCCAACCATCGTGATTCCAGCATGTGGCGGGGGAAGTGGAGCGCCTATTCCCGGCACCTTGCAGGCAGAAGATTACGACAACCAAAGCGGCATCCAAACTGAAAGCACCTCCGACGCAGGTGGCGGACTCAACGTGGGTTTCATCCAGAATGGAGATTTCATCGAATTTGATGTGTTCGTTTCAGCGGCAGGAACCTATGATGTGGATTTCCGGGTGGCCACCAACACTAGTGGCGGGACGATCCAACTCAAAAATGGATCGACGCTCTTGGCATCTGCCGCCGTCTCCAATACAGGTGGCTGGCAGTCGTGGTCTACCGTGAGTACCTCTGCCAACCTGTCGGCAGGGGCGCAAACCCTCAAGTTGGAGTTTGTGGGAGGATCGGGATTCCTCTTCAACATCAACTGGGCAGATTTTGCTTCGGCCGGAGGAAACAGAAAGGCCCAAGTGCAGGCACTTCCAGCATGGACGGTCTACCCAAATCCGACCACCGGAATTGTGACGATTGAAGGGCTGGCGGAAATGGAGGAAGTGGAAATCTTCAATTTGGCAGGCGCGAGCGTAATGAAATCGCAGACTTCCGGCAAATTAAATATAGAAGAACTTCCGGCTGGGACCTATATCCTGCAAGTCGGATCATTCCAATCCGTCCGATTGGTGAAGCAATAG
- a CDS encoding carbohydrate-binding protein — translation MKTLLKFLPFLWLGIGWVHAQNSVTTYNWPSSADQSNKYSVKVYADCNSYDLFTHYSTPNLDQSGPDGDGVTGVLENRSMSFVQFAFTGEVEMEVTKLYGTAAQRVEISPKTFGIEPTYFDGTTVRFRINRNMVPCYISVNFVAADNKDSDNSGGFDILNGLMIFGDAPETNAPSQSGSGTVVWSNSATASQIQQADLIYFPPGDHDLSDKFTDPVGGDGRLFLTKPNQEVYVAGGAIVRGSIDGNAYDGVKLYGRGIVTGQDRPWHYYQDGGKKVAYLDFRGCDNFVAEGIVIENPTHHTIPSATNTTIRNLKIIGWASNHDGVRPGSGSLVEEVFIKTSDDYDYARDPHTFRNSVVWPMRNGATGQLGWNNLGTGFAAYKNIYVIHAEWNSFNRNRGFIGSVLEQGTNMQKDTIMNLYGENYMSLLANITMENEPSDPFDPNNPGLIKEFYFKNIILENKFQAANGNTIKNPLRGFTKNGATAEVRDIEFVNLVLGNTIVTNSNKGQFFDIDPATTSNITFTTEGNIYDITTSANAGGAISPSGTVPTPAGMDRYITVIPDSGNKIADVKVDGVSVGRQQNIFFPDISANHTVEVVFASGADYFGSAYDCGSGGGGTPGNISDLSATAVNCSTVSLTWSDGSGETAYRIRRKISGASTFTTLGDVNANVTTYTDNSAQESTSYLYQVRPVVNNVAVAVSNEPSIQIPACGGGGGTPGDISDLAAVATGCGSVTLSWSDESGEDGYRIRRKVTGTSTYLNLTDVSANTTSYQDNSVAANTSYTYMVRARLNNTNVGISNTPNVNVPTCASGAPIPGLIEAEDYDAMNGIQTENTADVGGGLNVGFIQNGDYLDFDVNVASSGTYTVDIRVATNTSGGTIQIKQGSTILGTATVSNTGGWQSWATISTSVSLTAGSQTLRAQFVGGSGFLYNVNWLDFSTGGARKAQAESISEIVVFPNPADDLLSIQGLDRGTHIRILKLLGASVWEGHFSGKLDISTLSQGVYLLHAEGHEPVRFIKQ, via the coding sequence ATGAAGACGCTACTCAAGTTCCTACCCTTCTTGTGGTTGGGAATAGGATGGGTACATGCCCAAAATTCTGTGACCACCTACAACTGGCCTTCATCGGCAGATCAATCCAACAAGTACTCGGTCAAGGTCTATGCGGATTGCAACAGCTACGATCTATTCACCCACTACTCTACTCCCAATCTCGACCAATCAGGTCCGGACGGAGACGGGGTGACCGGGGTGCTCGAAAATCGCAGCATGTCATTCGTTCAATTTGCCTTCACAGGGGAAGTGGAAATGGAGGTCACCAAGCTCTATGGCACCGCAGCCCAACGGGTGGAGATTTCCCCCAAAACCTTTGGAATCGAACCCACCTATTTTGATGGAACGACCGTTCGGTTCCGGATCAATCGGAATATGGTTCCCTGCTATATCAGCGTGAACTTCGTTGCCGCAGATAACAAGGACTCCGACAATTCCGGCGGATTTGACATCCTCAACGGCCTGATGATCTTTGGCGATGCGCCTGAGACCAATGCCCCTAGTCAAAGCGGTTCTGGAACAGTGGTTTGGAGCAACAGTGCTACTGCCAGCCAGATCCAGCAAGCTGACCTCATCTACTTCCCCCCGGGAGATCACGATTTGTCTGACAAATTCACCGATCCAGTGGGCGGAGATGGGCGGCTTTTCTTGACCAAACCCAATCAGGAAGTCTACGTGGCAGGAGGAGCCATCGTGCGTGGGTCCATCGATGGGAATGCCTACGACGGCGTCAAATTGTATGGTCGGGGAATCGTAACGGGCCAAGATCGCCCTTGGCATTATTACCAAGATGGGGGCAAGAAGGTCGCCTATCTGGATTTCCGGGGATGCGACAATTTCGTCGCTGAAGGAATCGTCATCGAAAACCCCACGCACCATACCATTCCCAGTGCCACCAATACCACGATTCGCAACCTCAAGATTATCGGTTGGGCGTCCAATCACGACGGCGTTCGCCCCGGATCGGGCTCCTTGGTGGAAGAGGTATTCATCAAAACCAGCGATGATTACGACTACGCCCGGGACCCTCACACCTTCCGCAACAGTGTCGTCTGGCCCATGCGAAATGGCGCCACCGGGCAATTGGGCTGGAACAATCTCGGAACAGGCTTCGCTGCCTACAAAAACATATATGTCATCCATGCAGAGTGGAATTCCTTCAACCGAAATCGAGGCTTCATCGGTTCGGTGCTGGAGCAGGGAACCAATATGCAAAAGGACACCATCATGAATTTATACGGGGAGAATTACATGTCCCTCCTTGCCAATATCACGATGGAAAATGAGCCTTCCGATCCCTTTGACCCCAACAATCCGGGCTTGATCAAGGAGTTCTACTTCAAGAATATCATTCTGGAAAACAAGTTTCAGGCAGCAAACGGTAATACCATCAAGAATCCGCTCAGAGGGTTCACCAAAAATGGAGCGACTGCAGAGGTTAGAGACATTGAATTCGTGAATTTGGTCCTCGGAAACACCATTGTGACCAATTCCAACAAAGGTCAATTCTTCGACATAGACCCCGCCACAACCTCCAACATCACTTTCACCACAGAAGGAAATATTTACGATATCACAACCTCCGCCAATGCAGGAGGGGCCATTTCTCCCAGTGGAACCGTCCCAACACCCGCTGGCATGGATAGATACATCACGGTCATCCCTGATTCCGGCAATAAGATCGCCGACGTCAAGGTAGATGGAGTCAGTGTCGGAAGACAGCAGAATATCTTTTTCCCGGACATTTCCGCCAATCATACTGTGGAAGTGGTATTTGCCTCTGGTGCAGATTATTTCGGTAGCGCGTATGACTGTGGAAGTGGCGGCGGAGGTACCCCCGGAAACATTTCGGATTTGAGTGCCACCGCAGTGAATTGCTCGACGGTTTCCCTGACGTGGTCCGATGGATCTGGCGAAACGGCCTATCGCATTCGCAGGAAAATTTCGGGTGCATCCACCTTTACCACGCTGGGAGATGTCAACGCCAATGTCACCACCTACACGGACAATTCCGCACAGGAAAGCACTTCCTATCTGTATCAGGTCCGCCCAGTGGTCAACAACGTAGCTGTCGCGGTTTCCAATGAGCCCTCCATCCAAATCCCAGCCTGTGGCGGAGGCGGCGGAACACCGGGCGACATCTCAGACCTCGCAGCGGTAGCCACTGGGTGCGGCAGTGTGACGCTTTCATGGTCGGACGAATCCGGAGAGGATGGATACCGGATTCGCAGAAAGGTAACCGGTACCTCCACTTACCTCAATTTGACCGACGTCTCCGCCAACACTACGAGTTATCAGGACAATAGCGTGGCCGCCAATACCAGCTACACCTACATGGTCCGCGCGCGCCTCAACAATACCAATGTCGGAATCTCCAATACTCCGAATGTGAATGTCCCCACCTGTGCGTCTGGAGCTCCCATCCCGGGCTTGATCGAGGCGGAGGATTACGATGCCATGAACGGCATTCAGACAGAAAACACCGCCGATGTGGGGGGCGGCCTGAATGTGGGCTTCATCCAAAATGGCGATTACCTCGACTTCGATGTGAATGTCGCATCCTCAGGCACCTACACGGTAGACATCCGAGTGGCCACCAATACGTCCGGCGGCACCATCCAGATCAAGCAAGGGTCCACCATCCTAGGAACCGCTACTGTTTCCAATACCGGTGGATGGCAGTCATGGGCCACGATTTCCACAAGCGTCTCACTCACCGCTGGCTCGCAGACTTTGCGCGCTCAATTCGTAGGAGGATCTGGCTTCCTCTACAATGTCAATTGGCTGGACTTCTCTACAGGCGGTGCTCGCAAAGCTCAAGCGGAATCCATATCCGAAATCGTGGTATTCCCCAATCCAGCAGACGATCTCCTAAGCATTCAAGGATTAGATCGCGGAACGCATATCCGCATCCTCAAATTATTGGGAGCCAGCGTTTGGGAGGGTCACTTCTCCGGAAAACTAGACATCAGCACCCTCAGCCAAGGCGTGTACCTCCTCCACGCAGAAGGCCACGAACCTGTACGATTCATCAAACAATAA